From the genome of Pukyongia salina, one region includes:
- a CDS encoding M61 family metallopeptidase, which produces MKVLNILRILILIAILQIVLTGFMHGDDKFSDVDNISYVISLSTENSKVAKIKVSFIPQDSILHMADGANHLTNRWASFVHNLKVTTSRGKTIEVDALPDARWRMRSLPTETIIVSYEVHLDHEAHSWSGGIDGVAYATELGVFYTGRTLLILNGQNRSSINVDFKLPMNWSVTTPWDKINQNTYAYKVNSIFDLVNATIFAGTHKEATIRRSDFELVFAFGTKDIISREMEFENLAEGVMDYYISLMGGIPKSSPTDSLNKVMVVISSSSSTDGEAIGNNISILIEKDGDKFSETIWRFIFAHEFFHLWNGKSFSPKAEDTEWFKEGFTNYYTLKALHHTGFLNDTSYINLLSSFFYERYISDPGVGELSMTDGALKHDHWGLIYSGGMFVAIAQDILIRLATNNNSNIDDLLRSLFFKYNGDTNGYSLEDLFSEMSGLNEVDQIEFYNTYIIGHEIIPIDKYLSMVGFDSKVENGTLFISKKDNVSPEQQAIIKGILGQIISEK; this is translated from the coding sequence ATGAAAGTATTGAATATTTTAAGAATTCTTATACTAATTGCGATTTTGCAAATAGTGCTCACCGGGTTTATGCACGGAGACGATAAGTTCAGTGATGTAGATAATATTTCCTACGTAATCTCACTAAGTACGGAAAACTCAAAAGTTGCAAAGATAAAGGTTTCCTTCATCCCTCAAGATAGCATCCTGCACATGGCAGATGGCGCGAATCATCTAACGAACAGATGGGCTAGTTTTGTTCATAATTTGAAGGTCACTACTTCACGTGGAAAAACCATAGAAGTGGATGCACTTCCAGATGCCAGATGGAGAATGCGATCATTACCAACCGAGACAATAATAGTTAGTTATGAAGTTCATCTGGACCACGAAGCCCATTCCTGGAGTGGTGGTATCGATGGTGTCGCCTATGCAACTGAGTTGGGAGTGTTTTATACGGGAAGGACATTACTAATATTAAATGGACAGAATCGGAGCTCGATCAATGTGGATTTTAAATTGCCAATGAATTGGAGCGTTACCACGCCGTGGGATAAAATTAATCAAAATACCTATGCCTATAAAGTAAACAGTATTTTCGATTTAGTTAATGCCACAATCTTCGCAGGAACTCACAAAGAGGCTACCATCAGAAGATCGGATTTTGAACTTGTTTTCGCTTTTGGCACTAAAGATATTATTTCTCGAGAAATGGAATTTGAAAACCTCGCCGAAGGAGTGATGGATTATTATATTTCATTAATGGGCGGCATACCGAAATCGAGCCCAACCGATTCATTAAATAAAGTGATGGTTGTAATTTCGTCTTCCAGCAGTACAGATGGAGAAGCCATTGGTAACAATATTAGCATTTTGATTGAAAAGGATGGCGATAAGTTTTCTGAAACGATATGGAGATTTATTTTTGCGCACGAGTTCTTTCATCTTTGGAATGGTAAATCGTTTAGCCCTAAAGCGGAAGATACCGAGTGGTTTAAAGAAGGATTCACCAATTACTATACTTTAAAAGCATTACATCATACTGGATTTTTAAATGATACTTCATATATAAACTTGCTAAGTAGTTTCTTCTATGAGAGATATATTAGTGATCCTGGCGTTGGCGAACTATCCATGACAGATGGTGCCTTAAAACATGATCATTGGGGACTAATCTATAGTGGAGGCATGTTCGTTGCCATCGCCCAAGATATATTAATTCGATTGGCAACAAATAACAACAGTAACATCGATGACTTGCTTCGAAGTTTATTTTTTAAATATAATGGAGATACTAATGGATATTCATTAGAAGACCTTTTTAGTGAGATGTCCGGATTGAACGAAGTAGATCAAATAGAATTTTATAACACCTATATTATTGGACATGAAATTATTCCTATAGATAAATATTTATCCATGGTTGGGTTCGATTCGAAAGTTGAAAATGGAACATTATTCATCTCAAAAAAAGATAATGTATCTCCCGAACAACAGGCAATAATAAAGGGTATTCTAGGGCAAATAATTAGTGAGAAATAA
- a CDS encoding helix-turn-helix domain-containing protein, whose translation MVIVGQGFGFNSTFIVSCICIFGFSYGPLLYLYTKTLIYQSFDFKAKHLLHFIPVVLILIISGFGYSTCSVGGFLMYISLVLYIVLAILEIINYRKIIRETQSTLNQTDLVWLQWTLILFSIALLLDVVNEFLLSMYLVGGISSIHLTIVVLVNWMFYKGLKQPQIFLGITPMDVEVLRDKKNKPARLDPNINEKEELEKIESFMKANDYFTNPQLNLKDLADHLNIAPRHLSYLINTFHRKNFMSFINDFRIEKAKTRLSKPEDPKETVLEVMYDVGFNSKSSFNTLFKQNTGLTPSEYKNKYAQK comes from the coding sequence ATGGTAATTGTTGGACAGGGATTTGGTTTTAATTCAACTTTTATCGTTTCATGCATCTGTATCTTTGGTTTCTCGTATGGCCCTTTGCTTTATCTGTATACAAAAACATTGATATACCAATCGTTCGATTTTAAAGCAAAACATCTACTGCATTTTATTCCGGTTGTTCTAATCCTTATAATCTCTGGGTTTGGTTATTCAACATGTAGTGTTGGTGGGTTTCTAATGTATATTAGTTTAGTTCTATACATTGTTTTGGCTATTCTGGAGATAATTAATTACCGAAAAATTATAAGAGAAACTCAGTCCACTTTAAATCAAACTGATTTAGTATGGTTACAATGGACCTTGATATTATTTAGCATCGCATTACTCCTAGATGTTGTAAATGAATTCTTATTGAGTATGTATTTAGTTGGAGGAATCTCATCTATCCATTTAACAATTGTAGTTCTAGTTAATTGGATGTTTTATAAAGGGCTAAAACAGCCTCAAATATTTTTAGGTATCACCCCGATGGATGTGGAGGTATTAAGAGATAAAAAGAACAAGCCCGCAAGGCTAGATCCTAACATAAATGAGAAAGAAGAACTTGAAAAAATTGAATCGTTTATGAAGGCGAATGACTATTTTACAAATCCGCAATTAAATCTAAAAGACCTTGCCGACCATTTAAACATAGCCCCCCGGCATTTATCTTATCTTATCAACACATTTCACAGAAAGAACTTTATGAGTTTTATAAATGATTTCAGGATTGAAAAGGCAAAAACCAGATTAAGTAAGCCTGAAGATCCCAAAGAAACTGTTTTAGAAGTTATGTACGATGTAGGGTTTAATTCTAAATCTTCATTTAATACGCTATTCAAGCAAAATACGGGTCTAACACCTTCAGAATATAAAAACAAGTATGCCCAAAAGTGA
- a CDS encoding vanadium-dependent haloperoxidase: MKKQEIRILIMALVVVSIFQSCTTDDTSLELEDETTGVSNDNTPIVSNRITEIITQWNALWLDIDRYTDGMRPNTTARSLAYIHLAGYETAVADMQGYSSNRNRLQGFNINLNQREDNVDLALALNTCYAQVIDHFMFSVSSNIKSNIAVLQNERADELSDGLSQSEIENSIEWGTYVAQRVIAYSQTDNEGEAQQLNPNPDSYVAPVGDGLWVAAAGESAWFPYWNEVRTFVISPAETSSTPPPYAYSENVSSDYYTTMDEVNTLTTTARTENNEDLWIAEFWSDDVEGLQLSPPGRQFSIANQLIEEADLGYEQALELLLRLGFALNDAAVSAWDDKYTYNTQRPSAYIVKYINSDFVTNLARFISSPNPAFPSYPSGHATFASAAAAVFTQNFGGNSISFTDRTHEGRTQFNGTPRSFSSFSEMAEENAYSRIPLGVHVQADSNEGLRLGNEVGVAVNNFNLNN, translated from the coding sequence ATGAAAAAACAAGAAATTAGAATTTTGATTATGGCACTCGTGGTAGTTTCCATTTTTCAATCCTGTACAACGGATGACACATCATTAGAATTAGAAGACGAAACTACCGGAGTATCTAACGATAACACTCCTATCGTATCCAATCGAATCACCGAAATCATTACACAGTGGAATGCGTTGTGGCTTGATATCGACCGATATACCGACGGGATGAGGCCAAACACGACGGCAAGATCGCTGGCCTATATTCACCTGGCAGGATATGAAACTGCAGTCGCCGATATGCAGGGTTATAGCTCTAACCGCAACAGACTTCAGGGCTTTAATATTAACCTGAATCAGAGGGAGGATAACGTAGATCTGGCATTGGCATTGAATACCTGCTATGCTCAGGTGATCGATCATTTCATGTTCAGTGTTTCCTCTAACATAAAATCGAATATTGCAGTTTTACAAAATGAAAGGGCAGATGAACTAAGCGATGGCCTGTCCCAATCTGAAATCGAAAACTCGATTGAATGGGGTACTTATGTGGCACAGAGGGTTATCGCATACAGTCAAACCGACAACGAAGGAGAAGCCCAACAGCTAAACCCAAATCCCGATTCGTACGTGGCTCCGGTTGGAGATGGATTATGGGTGGCAGCCGCTGGTGAGAGTGCATGGTTCCCATATTGGAATGAGGTGAGGACTTTTGTGATCTCACCTGCTGAAACTTCCAGTACGCCGCCGCCTTACGCCTACAGTGAAAATGTATCAAGCGATTATTATACTACGATGGATGAGGTAAATACCCTAACCACTACAGCACGTACGGAGAACAATGAAGACCTTTGGATAGCCGAATTTTGGTCTGATGATGTGGAGGGGCTACAGCTAAGTCCGCCGGGAAGACAATTTTCCATTGCCAATCAACTTATAGAAGAAGCAGATCTGGGATATGAACAGGCGCTCGAACTTCTATTAAGATTAGGATTTGCATTGAATGACGCTGCAGTCTCTGCCTGGGACGATAAATATACATACAACACACAGCGGCCTAGTGCGTATATAGTAAAGTATATAAATTCGGATTTTGTGACGAATTTGGCCAGGTTTATCTCATCGCCTAATCCGGCTTTTCCAAGTTATCCTTCCGGTCATGCTACTTTTGCTTCGGCAGCGGCAGCCGTTTTTACACAGAATTTTGGCGGGAATAGCATAAGCTTTACAGACAGGACCCACGAGGGCAGAACGCAATTTAACGGAACACCTAGGAGTTTCAGTTCTTTTTCTGAAATGGCCGAAGAAAATGCGTATTCAAGAATCCCGTTAGGGGTCCATGTGCAGGCAGACAGTAACGAAGGATTACGATTGGGGAATGAAGTGGGCGTAGCAGTAAATAACTTCAATCTTAATAATTAA
- a CDS encoding YHYH protein translates to MKIHKKILFLVISGATLTGCNNLPASMSHTHGDSTHTHNEGSSENNPIDYFGSYTLEDEQYGTRTVVTVKDGKRIIVTNALPNHQTGTFPNEGNPNTIKAQNISYALPLNPKFTGVAKWVREPGVALNGIKFEPETAEVVVCESGERYRVEAKQELIDMGLDFNNAHVQPTGAYHYHGSPTSMIEQFDTGSDLVHIGFAKDGFAIYYSKGGAYSPSYRLYDEEREGEECSYNRPGYQLDVAIEESDPDGTFVSDWEYVEGLGDLDACNGIEIDGTYAYIVTDTYPYVGRCLMGEFEEERHGPPPGQGPSGGNRNIRQQRG, encoded by the coding sequence ATGAAAATTCACAAGAAAATTCTGTTTTTGGTAATAAGCGGAGCCACTCTAACCGGCTGTAATAATCTACCTGCATCTATGTCTCACACACATGGTGATAGTACGCATACACATAACGAAGGTAGCTCCGAGAATAATCCTATCGATTATTTTGGTTCTTACACTCTGGAGGACGAGCAATATGGAACCAGGACCGTGGTCACAGTGAAAGACGGAAAGCGTATTATAGTAACCAATGCATTACCCAATCATCAAACAGGGACATTTCCAAACGAAGGCAACCCAAACACTATAAAAGCACAAAACATTTCCTATGCTCTTCCACTAAATCCGAAATTTACGGGAGTTGCGAAATGGGTGCGCGAACCAGGCGTAGCGTTAAACGGGATCAAGTTCGAACCAGAGACGGCAGAAGTTGTGGTTTGCGAAAGCGGAGAACGATATCGTGTTGAGGCCAAACAGGAGCTAATTGATATGGGGCTCGATTTTAATAATGCTCACGTGCAACCTACAGGTGCCTATCATTATCACGGCAGTCCAACTTCAATGATAGAACAATTTGATACAGGGAGCGACCTTGTCCACATAGGATTTGCCAAAGATGGTTTTGCCATTTACTATTCTAAAGGTGGTGCGTATTCTCCCAGCTACAGACTCTACGACGAAGAAAGGGAAGGCGAAGAATGTTCGTATAACAGGCCGGGGTATCAATTGGATGTTGCAATTGAAGAAAGTGATCCCGACGGAACTTTTGTTTCAGACTGGGAATACGTAGAGGGACTGGGCGATCTGGATGCGTGCAACGGTATCGAGATCGATGGCACCTATGCCTATATAGTAACAGACACTTATCCTTATGTGGGCCGCTGTTTAATGGGAGAGTTTGAGGAAGAAAGGCATGGCCCGCCACCTGGTCAGGGTCCATCTGGCGGCAATAGGAATATCAGGCAGCAGCGCGGATAA
- a CDS encoding outer membrane beta-barrel protein → MRTLLLEIIFFIVLLLLQATATIAQPRGPFEPFVVDDVTKSEFCLSGSVDTYFHQAIGTVETAPRTSFANLPGFSLGMINLVFSYSGKKSGIVAGLVFGPRGTDAIINSSLYVNPRGNGSAHIIGQMFAYYQFSENIRINIGQFNTFLGYETISPTPNFHYSTSYLFSNGPFHHTGLRADINIGNGWTGKLAVMNSTDFTEFNPFDTFSVGGQLSYSNNTYNFNVSAITGDQDGNLKPSEGLNSTSAGNNLQIDLTGRVALFRNYNVGINASYRRIGVGELVTEIGIKDATGDSYGFFGLALYQDYTFSDEVAIGLRAEAFSEFGGGIGAIGSYDNLGASTITEITLSGNIIGENLRFIPEIRIDIGSENTFTEKTNNDATNFIPSFNLAVVYTLPVLKYNFPSHN, encoded by the coding sequence ATGAGAACATTATTACTTGAGATAATATTTTTTATAGTGCTATTGCTACTCCAGGCCACAGCTACTATCGCACAACCAAGGGGCCCTTTTGAACCTTTTGTTGTAGATGATGTCACGAAAAGCGAATTCTGCCTTTCAGGGTCTGTAGATACATATTTTCATCAGGCTATTGGCACCGTTGAAACAGCACCCCGCACTTCGTTTGCCAATTTACCAGGATTCAGTTTAGGGATGATTAACCTGGTATTTTCCTACTCTGGTAAGAAGAGTGGCATAGTAGCAGGTCTGGTATTTGGACCGCGAGGGACAGATGCAATAATCAATTCGTCTCTTTACGTTAATCCTCGTGGAAATGGCAGTGCCCATATCATTGGTCAAATGTTCGCCTATTATCAATTTTCTGAAAACATTAGAATTAACATAGGGCAATTCAACACATTTTTAGGATATGAAACTATCTCTCCTACACCCAATTTTCATTACTCAACTTCTTATCTGTTTTCTAACGGCCCCTTTCATCATACAGGGTTACGGGCTGATATCAATATTGGAAACGGTTGGACAGGAAAGCTCGCTGTGATGAATTCTACAGATTTTACAGAATTTAATCCATTCGACACTTTTAGCGTTGGTGGGCAACTGAGCTATTCTAATAACACCTATAATTTCAATGTAAGTGCCATAACTGGGGATCAGGATGGAAATTTAAAACCATCAGAGGGACTAAACAGTACTTCGGCAGGAAATAATCTTCAAATTGACTTAACCGGCAGGGTGGCACTATTCAGGAATTATAATGTGGGCATAAATGCTTCCTATCGCCGAATAGGAGTAGGTGAATTGGTCACAGAAATTGGGATAAAAGACGCTACCGGTGACAGCTATGGTTTTTTTGGTCTTGCCCTTTATCAGGATTATACTTTCAGCGATGAGGTTGCCATTGGACTTCGTGCGGAAGCGTTTAGTGAATTTGGTGGCGGAATAGGAGCTATTGGAAGCTACGACAATTTAGGAGCTAGTACTATCACAGAAATTACACTCTCAGGAAATATAATAGGTGAAAATTTAAGATTTATTCCTGAAATTCGTATAGACATAGGTTCGGAGAATACCTTTACGGAGAAGACAAATAACGATGCAACCAACTTTATACCAAGTTTTAACCTGGCAGTTGTCTATACACTGCCTGTTTTAAAGTATAATTTTCCTTCGCACAATTGA
- a CDS encoding penicillin acylase family protein, with protein MKRNYMTLIARKHLIFLFVLICISIKGINAQGGKSIKIIWDNWGVPHINEENVADVYYAFGWAQMKAHGNIILESYGKARGRSAEYWDDDKNASSDLLIRKLDIPKRARQWYDVQNEDFKIMISSFVAGINDYSRKHPDQLSDSLKAVLPILNSDPLAQLQMTYHLGVAGFAIQPQASEWKTAGSNAWAIGPSKSETGNAILLTQPHPPWLPDYLFFEAHLKSKDLNIYGIALVGSPIISMGFNENLGWALTYNQADAMDLIELEITDNNYLVEGDWKPLEIEKDSMGIKNKDTIIYESIQVKKSDYGYLIEEKNGKALALRLSGLDRPFIMQQFNEMAKANNLAEFENAMKKLQLPLQNVVYADKEGHIFYLYNGIIPKRAEGSLVDWTKVVPATQYGSHVTEYLSYNELPKFLDPKSGFVANSNNEPWTSTYPYEISPENYPSYISDKPFKYFNYRSARSLKMILNEDKLNFEKIEILQASTYSELADRTLDGLVTYGERSSDTLLVEAATVLKNWDRTLDTSSIGGVLFTNWYRATKGINIFETEFSPQNPLNTPNTLNEEAKMLLLIAARNTIEKYGKLDISWGEVYETNYAGKSIRGGIGLSEIGSFNAGFYTPVDNNKYKLLGGSAFTSVVEFGDKIKSKGLLSYGNASQSNSPFKGDQLRLLIDRKLRNIWFYEDDIENNIFMKEVLEPKFRD; from the coding sequence ATGAAACGAAATTATATGACCTTAATCGCGCGAAAACATTTAATCTTTTTATTTGTACTAATATGCATATCAATCAAAGGGATAAATGCTCAAGGAGGTAAATCAATAAAAATTATATGGGACAACTGGGGTGTGCCCCATATTAATGAAGAGAATGTGGCCGACGTCTATTATGCCTTTGGATGGGCACAGATGAAAGCTCATGGCAATATTATTTTAGAATCGTATGGAAAGGCCAGAGGTCGATCGGCGGAATATTGGGATGATGATAAAAATGCTTCGAGTGATTTGCTTATAAGAAAGTTGGATATCCCAAAACGCGCTCGGCAATGGTATGATGTTCAGAATGAAGACTTCAAAATTATGATATCATCATTTGTTGCTGGAATAAATGACTATAGTAGGAAACATCCAGATCAACTAAGTGATTCGTTAAAGGCCGTATTACCAATATTAAACTCAGATCCACTTGCCCAACTTCAAATGACTTATCATTTAGGTGTTGCGGGATTCGCAATTCAGCCTCAGGCATCGGAATGGAAAACTGCCGGTTCTAATGCTTGGGCAATAGGTCCTTCAAAATCCGAAACTGGGAATGCGATATTGCTTACACAACCACATCCTCCATGGTTGCCCGATTATTTGTTTTTTGAAGCACATCTCAAGAGTAAAGATTTAAATATTTATGGGATTGCTCTGGTTGGTAGCCCGATAATATCTATGGGGTTTAATGAAAATTTAGGGTGGGCATTAACATATAATCAGGCAGATGCTATGGATCTAATCGAATTGGAGATTACTGATAACAACTACTTAGTAGAAGGTGATTGGAAGCCATTGGAGATTGAAAAAGATAGCATGGGAATTAAAAATAAAGACACTATAATCTATGAGTCAATCCAGGTTAAGAAATCCGATTATGGATATTTGATTGAAGAGAAAAATGGGAAAGCTTTAGCTTTAAGACTCTCTGGATTAGACCGACCATTTATTATGCAACAATTCAACGAAATGGCTAAAGCCAACAACTTAGCTGAATTTGAAAATGCGATGAAGAAATTACAATTGCCCCTTCAAAATGTAGTTTATGCAGATAAAGAGGGACATATTTTCTATTTATACAACGGTATTATCCCCAAACGCGCAGAAGGTAGTTTGGTAGATTGGACAAAAGTTGTGCCTGCAACTCAATATGGTTCTCATGTAACTGAATATCTTTCCTACAATGAGCTTCCAAAATTTTTGGATCCCAAATCTGGATTTGTTGCCAACTCCAATAATGAGCCGTGGACCAGCACATATCCCTATGAGATTTCTCCTGAAAACTATCCTTCTTATATTTCTGATAAGCCTTTTAAATACTTTAATTACAGAAGCGCAAGGTCTTTGAAGATGATCTTAAATGAAGATAAACTCAATTTTGAAAAAATAGAAATATTGCAAGCCTCCACTTATTCTGAACTTGCAGACAGAACATTAGATGGGTTAGTGACTTATGGTGAACGATCTTCAGACACCTTATTGGTGGAGGCGGCAACTGTGTTAAAAAACTGGGACAGGACTTTGGATACATCAAGCATTGGGGGAGTTCTATTCACAAATTGGTATAGGGCAACTAAAGGAATTAATATTTTTGAAACAGAATTTTCACCTCAAAATCCCCTGAACACGCCTAATACTTTAAATGAAGAAGCAAAAATGTTGCTATTAATAGCCGCCAGGAATACGATTGAAAAATATGGAAAGTTAGACATTTCCTGGGGAGAAGTTTATGAAACAAATTATGCTGGAAAATCAATTAGAGGGGGTATAGGACTCAGCGAAATTGGAAGTTTTAACGCCGGTTTCTATACCCCTGTCGATAATAACAAATATAAACTGCTTGGTGGATCTGCCTTTACTTCCGTCGTCGAATTCGGTGACAAAATAAAGTCGAAAGGCCTATTAAGTTATGGGAATGCCTCTCAATCAAATTCTCCTTTTAAAGGAGATCAGCTACGATTATTAATAGATAGAAAACTAAGAAATATATGGTTCTATGAGGATGACATAGAAAACAACATATTTATGAAAGAAGTACTGGAGCCTAAGTTCCGGGATTAA
- a CDS encoding TlpA family protein disulfide reductase — protein MNRTIYLIIALVIIAFSVLVYTNKYMRENSSVQIIGEGFKDEFKHVTLHYFDHNELTYKEIKSQSLSADEKFEFSFPFENANLYQLSFDEKEYIPLSIEHSGTISIVRSEKKYKIEGSQSTNNIIWFEERNEQLQAKYFAQLKIDIDKAMIEDDQETIKNLTEQSEILLLEFLKEFREAIIDLGTTPAGYYALRYSDFNKEMDFVEERLVAFKKEAPNSLVTKALEKQVYQAKLTSIGNSPPQFETKDKEGKIITLNDYLGNVVLIDFWASWCRACRIENPKFAVLYETYKNKGFEIISISQDKIETVWLKSIEKDGIGAWVHIHDEDLTISKQFSISSLPQNLLLSGDGKIIAKNISAEELSTILSNL, from the coding sequence ATGAATCGAACTATTTATTTAATTATTGCTCTCGTAATTATAGCATTTAGTGTATTAGTATATACCAATAAATATATGCGGGAAAACTCATCAGTCCAGATTATTGGCGAGGGATTTAAGGATGAATTTAAACATGTAACCTTGCATTATTTTGATCATAATGAATTGACCTATAAAGAAATAAAATCTCAATCGTTATCAGCCGACGAAAAATTCGAGTTTTCATTTCCATTTGAAAATGCCAATCTCTATCAACTCAGTTTTGACGAAAAGGAATACATCCCTTTATCTATTGAACACTCAGGTACTATCTCTATTGTTAGGTCTGAAAAGAAATATAAAATTGAAGGATCCCAATCCACAAATAATATAATCTGGTTTGAAGAAAGGAATGAACAATTACAAGCAAAATATTTCGCCCAATTAAAAATCGATATAGACAAGGCGATGATCGAAGACGATCAGGAAACAATTAAGAATCTCACAGAACAATCCGAAATTTTGTTATTAGAATTTTTGAAAGAATTTAGAGAGGCTATTATCGATCTAGGAACTACTCCTGCCGGGTACTATGCACTACGCTATTCAGATTTTAATAAAGAAATGGATTTTGTTGAAGAACGATTGGTCGCTTTCAAAAAAGAGGCTCCTAATAGTTTGGTAACAAAAGCATTGGAAAAACAAGTGTATCAGGCCAAGTTAACTTCAATTGGAAATAGTCCTCCTCAATTTGAGACAAAGGATAAAGAAGGTAAAATTATTACATTAAATGATTATTTGGGAAACGTTGTACTTATCGACTTTTGGGCATCCTGGTGTCGTGCGTGTCGTATCGAAAATCCAAAATTTGCTGTACTTTATGAAACATATAAAAACAAAGGTTTCGAAATAATTAGTATTTCTCAAGATAAGATCGAAACAGTATGGCTAAAGTCCATTGAAAAAGATGGTATTGGTGCATGGGTTCATATACACGATGAGGATCTTACAATTTCAAAACAATTCAGCATTTCATCGTTGCCGCAAAATTTACTTTTAAGTGGAGATGGAAAAATCATCGCCAAAAATATTTCTGCCGAGGAATTGTCAACCATTCTCTCTAACTTATAA
- a CDS encoding lactonase family protein — protein MKNIIQILLIVIVNMSLISCKDKPFLEATSKTVATQGEYINSHLYVQTNETNNSVIHYSRNIDGTLKEVERVPTNGKGTNGFKATTGETSAPDPLLSANSVILSDDHQMLFVANSGDNSVSVFKIAENGNLRLMDNKGSGESSNLSSLSFDSTSGVLYAMHSFGPNHISLLKVTADMKLQPMKHRYTVNTKLAKDRIPTQIIVSPDGKFVLVDVLFNARPVGGENGPILSPSNATTKDGIVAFPIKGDGTLGAAVINDSGSPTPFSLCFLNGSDNLFVNTFAAGNGAGLSRLEKNGQITNLNSTTVSLDAAPNGPSETCWVSIDADNKYAYAANFGLGTISSFEILDDGLRLKNDKMAKIEGVAGFKALAGIPTSGPADNWMSEDGYFYQIYGAAGILVAFKAKEGQLSEVGRYKIPINSPQGISGF, from the coding sequence ATGAAAAATATTATACAAATATTACTTATCGTAATCGTTAACATGAGCCTGATTTCATGTAAAGACAAACCTTTCTTAGAAGCCACATCTAAAACCGTTGCTACACAGGGTGAATACATTAACTCCCACTTGTATGTACAAACTAATGAGACGAATAATTCTGTAATACATTATTCAAGGAATATAGATGGAACTCTGAAGGAAGTGGAACGAGTTCCAACCAACGGTAAAGGGACTAACGGTTTTAAGGCTACTACGGGAGAGACTTCTGCACCGGACCCCTTGTTAAGCGCCAATTCCGTGATTCTATCCGATGATCATCAAATGCTATTTGTTGCAAATTCCGGGGACAACAGCGTTTCTGTTTTTAAAATTGCTGAGAATGGTAATTTAAGACTGATGGACAATAAAGGATCTGGTGAAAGTTCAAACCTCAGTTCGTTGTCTTTTGATTCCACCTCTGGAGTCTTGTATGCAATGCACTCTTTTGGGCCAAATCATATCAGCCTGTTAAAAGTAACGGCCGATATGAAACTACAGCCGATGAAGCACAGGTATACTGTTAATACCAAATTGGCTAAAGATCGAATTCCAACACAGATCATTGTCTCCCCGGATGGTAAATTCGTATTAGTTGATGTACTCTTCAACGCCAGACCTGTAGGTGGTGAAAACGGTCCTATACTTTCGCCCTCAAACGCAACGACAAAAGATGGTATTGTTGCTTTTCCAATTAAAGGAGATGGGACATTGGGGGCTGCGGTTATTAATGATTCCGGTTCACCAACGCCATTTTCCTTGTGTTTTTTGAACGGTAGTGATAATTTGTTCGTGAATACTTTTGCTGCTGGTAATGGCGCCGGTTTATCTAGATTGGAAAAGAATGGTCAAATTACCAATCTAAACTCAACCACCGTTAGTCTGGATGCTGCTCCTAATGGACCATCTGAAACCTGTTGGGTCTCTATCGATGCAGACAATAAATATGCATATGCCGCAAATTTTGGTCTTGGCACAATTTCTAGTTTCGAAATACTGGATGATGGCCTAAGACTTAAGAATGATAAAATGGCAAAAATCGAGGGAGTCGCCGGATTCAAAGCTCTGGCGGGAATTCCAACCAGCGGACCTGCAGATAACTGGATGAGTGAAGATGGGTATTTCTATCAGATCTATGGTGCTGCAGGAATATTGGTTGCCTTTAAAGCAAAGGAAGGCCAGTTGTCGGAGGTCGGTAGGTATAAGATCCCTATTAATAGTCCTCAGGGGATTTCAGGCTTCTAG